Proteins encoded within one genomic window of Candidatus Eisenbacteria bacterium:
- a CDS encoding carbohydrate ABC transporter permease: protein MSAERSAWRWIWLSPLLATMLFPFAWMMGVSLSRSADATLASAFSGPWDLRHYQALFSIAAVNRYLLNSGLVAAVVVASNVATAALVGYVLARRRVPGEKFWTLGIVATLMLPKQVLMIPLYLVLARLQLLDTYAALILPFAVDAFSVFLVRQFVTGVPLELEEAARVDGASDWTVFRRVVLPLLQPVLAVVAIQSFLTNWNSFLFPLIFVDSDRLRTLPVGLALLSQTEHSVDWGFLMAGSTVASLPVLAVFVAFQRRILSGLLAGAEK from the coding sequence ATGAGCGCCGAGCGCTCTGCCTGGCGCTGGATCTGGCTCTCGCCGCTGCTCGCCACGATGCTGTTCCCGTTCGCCTGGATGATGGGCGTCTCGCTGTCACGGTCCGCCGACGCGACGCTCGCCAGCGCCTTCTCCGGTCCCTGGGACCTTCGCCACTACCAAGCGCTGTTCAGCATCGCCGCGGTCAATCGCTACCTCCTCAACAGCGGGCTCGTGGCCGCGGTCGTGGTGGCCTCGAACGTCGCCACCGCCGCTCTGGTGGGTTACGTGCTGGCGCGCCGCCGGGTGCCGGGGGAGAAGTTCTGGACCCTCGGCATCGTGGCCACGCTGATGCTGCCCAAGCAGGTGCTGATGATTCCGCTCTATCTCGTGCTGGCGCGCCTGCAGCTCCTCGACACTTACGCGGCCCTGATCCTGCCCTTCGCGGTCGACGCATTCAGCGTCTTCCTGGTGCGGCAGTTCGTCACCGGCGTGCCGCTCGAGCTGGAAGAGGCCGCGCGCGTGGACGGCGCCTCGGACTGGACGGTCTTCCGTCGCGTCGTACTGCCGCTGCTCCAGCCGGTGCTGGCGGTGGTCGCCATCCAGTCCTTCCTGACCAACTGGAATTCCTTTCTGTTCCCGCTCATCTTCGTGGACTCGGACCGGCTGCGGACGCTGCCGGTGGGGCTGGCGCTGCTCTCCCAGACCGAGCACAGCGTGGATTGGGGGTTCCTGATGGCGGGCTCGACGGTGGCGTCGCTTCCAGTGCTGGCCGTCTTCGTCGCGTTCCAGCGCCGCATCCTCTCGGGCTTGCTGGCGGGAGCGGAGAAGTGA
- a CDS encoding extracellular solute-binding protein, with the protein MSRARRPLSYVLFAAIGLTLACAPPGQEIVFWQFWPVEVVQPLLDRFEKEHPGVKVRMEQLTWQSGLEKITAAMAAGKAPDLCEMGSTWMPRMLAAGQLTDWSAGVADLRSSLRGWELCSIGDAVYGLPWVLGTRALFYNKTLLARAGLDSLRPPETWAELYAAAEAVHKLGGAVRGYGVQAGERYVLFKKFMPFAWGNGGHILTDDLKRGIFDSPENREALEFYLSLRKVGMMERQDVLDRAFKSGTLGLQISGAWLCRSIPKEAPGLRYGVALVPRPSQERGTHASFAGGELLVSFNSSKHKAMALQLARFLVTPENALALAQSAQSVQPAVIGADTMAFYREHPEQQVMIRQFETAVPTPNHPAWVDLEAAIEDEVEEALHDRKTAEQSVRDAQRRLTDLLAKPTR; encoded by the coding sequence ATGAGCCGGGCGCGTCGACCGCTCAGCTACGTCCTCTTCGCGGCCATCGGGCTCACGCTGGCGTGCGCGCCACCGGGCCAGGAAATCGTGTTCTGGCAATTCTGGCCGGTGGAGGTGGTGCAGCCGCTGCTCGATCGCTTCGAAAAGGAGCACCCGGGAGTCAAAGTGCGCATGGAGCAGCTCACCTGGCAGAGCGGACTCGAGAAGATCACCGCCGCGATGGCCGCGGGCAAGGCGCCCGACCTCTGCGAGATGGGCTCCACGTGGATGCCCCGCATGCTGGCGGCGGGCCAGCTCACCGACTGGAGCGCGGGTGTGGCGGATCTGCGATCCAGTCTGCGCGGGTGGGAGCTGTGCTCGATCGGCGACGCGGTCTACGGCCTGCCGTGGGTGCTCGGCACGCGCGCGCTCTTCTACAACAAGACGCTGCTGGCGCGAGCCGGACTCGACTCGCTGCGCCCGCCCGAGACGTGGGCCGAGCTCTACGCCGCGGCCGAGGCGGTGCACAAGCTCGGCGGCGCGGTTCGCGGCTATGGTGTCCAGGCCGGAGAGCGCTACGTGCTGTTCAAGAAGTTCATGCCGTTCGCGTGGGGAAACGGCGGGCACATCCTCACCGACGACCTGAAGCGAGGGATCTTCGATTCTCCGGAAAATCGTGAAGCGCTCGAGTTCTACCTCTCGCTTCGCAAGGTCGGCATGATGGAGCGCCAGGACGTCCTCGATCGCGCCTTCAAATCGGGAACGCTCGGTCTCCAGATCTCGGGCGCGTGGCTCTGCCGCTCGATTCCCAAGGAAGCGCCGGGCCTTCGCTACGGCGTCGCCCTCGTGCCTCGCCCGAGCCAGGAGCGCGGCACGCACGCATCGTTCGCCGGAGGCGAGCTGCTGGTCAGCTTCAACTCGTCGAAGCACAAGGCCATGGCCCTCCAGCTCGCCCGTTTCCTCGTGACGCCCGAGAACGCGCTGGCGCTGGCGCAGTCCGCGCAGAGCGTGCAGCCGGCGGTGATCGGCGCCGACACGATGGCGTTCTACCGCGAGCATCCCGAGCAACAGGTGATGATCCGCCAGTTCGAGACCGCCGTTCCGACGCCCAATCATCCCGCGTGGGTCGACCTCGAGGCGGCGATCGAGGACGAGGTCGAGGAAGCGCTCCACGATCGCAAGACGGCCGAGCAGTCGGTTCGCGACGCCCAACGACGGCTGACGGACCTGCTGGCGAAGCCGACCCGGTGA
- a CDS encoding sugar ABC transporter permease produces MRTHSRATAWAFLSPWLVTFALFGLYPFAFSLYASLTDYSPIRAGARFVGLSNYARALADSTFWSSLATTGIFVVGTIPFTTALALGLALAVQPAFRGRTVFRVGFFVPSVVSVVVLSLVFKGLYASGGPINAGLRSIGLPAPEWLLDPRFALPAIMAMDVWSASGYYMIVFLAGLEAIPRDLYEAARIDGASTWARFVRITLPMLKPTLLFVLVVNTVRSLQIFAEVFVMTRGGPLHSTTTVVYYLYEQAFYRFDLGYASAIAYLLFIVTLAIAWIQTRLVRPATEPAR; encoded by the coding sequence GTGAGGACGCACTCCCGAGCCACGGCCTGGGCCTTCTTGTCGCCGTGGCTCGTGACGTTCGCGCTGTTCGGACTCTATCCCTTCGCGTTCTCGCTCTACGCCTCGCTCACCGACTATTCGCCGATCCGCGCCGGCGCGCGATTCGTCGGACTCTCCAACTACGCACGCGCGCTGGCCGACTCGACGTTCTGGTCGTCGCTCGCGACCACGGGGATCTTCGTCGTCGGAACGATTCCCTTCACGACCGCGCTGGCGCTGGGGCTCGCGCTCGCGGTCCAGCCCGCGTTTCGGGGGCGCACGGTGTTCCGTGTCGGGTTCTTCGTCCCGAGCGTGGTCTCGGTCGTGGTTCTCTCGCTGGTCTTCAAGGGACTCTATGCGTCCGGGGGCCCGATCAACGCCGGTCTGCGGTCGATCGGTCTGCCCGCTCCGGAGTGGCTTCTCGATCCGCGCTTCGCCCTTCCGGCCATCATGGCGATGGATGTCTGGTCCGCGAGCGGCTACTACATGATCGTATTCCTCGCCGGCCTGGAAGCGATCCCGCGCGACCTGTACGAGGCGGCGCGGATCGACGGCGCTTCCACCTGGGCGCGATTCGTCCGCATCACGCTGCCCATGCTCAAGCCGACGCTCCTCTTCGTGCTGGTGGTCAACACGGTGCGCAGTCTGCAGATCTTTGCCGAGGTGTTCGTGATGACGCGCGGAGGCCCTCTGCACAGCACGACCACGGTGGTCTACTACCTCTACGAGCAGGCGTTCTACCGGTTCGACCTCGGCTACGCGAGCGCCATCGCGTACCTGTTGTTCATCGTGACCCTGGCGATCGCCTGGATCCAGACGCGACTGGTGAGACCCGCCACGGAGCCCGCGCGATGA